Within Amycolatopsis sp. FDAARGOS 1241, the genomic segment CGCGCGGCGGCCACGCCCGCGAGGACTACCCGAACCGCGACGACACGAACTTCATGCGGCACACGATGGCGTACAAGCAGGGCGAGGGGCTGTCGGCCGACATCCGCCTCGACTACAAGCCGGTGACCTTCACGCGTTACGAACCGATGGAGCGGAAGTACTGATGACTGCGGCAACCACCGAAGAAGCTCCGGCGGCGGCGCAGGAGCACCAGCCGATCACGGTCACGCTGAAGATCCTCCGCTTCAACCCGGAGGTCGACAACGAGCCGCACTGGGAGTCCTACGACGTCCCGGCGCAGCCGACCGACCGTGTGCTGAACCTGCTGTTCTACGTCAAGGACTACATCGACGGGACGTTCTCGTTCCGCCGTTCGTGCGCCCACGGCGTGTGCGGTTCGGACGCCATGCAGATCAACGGGATCAACCGTTTGGCCTGCAAGGTGCTCATGAAGGACCTGCTCGAGTCCGGCGGCAAGAAGACCGTCATCTCCATCGCGCCGATCAAGGGTCTGACGACGCTGAAGGACCTGTACGTCGACATGGACCCGTTCTTCGAGGCGTACCGGGCCGTGAAGCCGTACCTGATCAACTACGGTCACGAGCCGTCCCGCGAGCGCATCCAGTCCCAGGCCGACCGCGACCGCTTCGACGACACCACCAAGTGCATCCTCTGCGCCTGCTGCACGTCGTCCTGCCCGGTCTACTGGAACGACGGCTCGTACTTCGGCCCGGCCGCCATCGTCAACGCGCACCGCTTCATCTTCGACTCGCGCGATGACGCGGCCGAGGAGCGCCTCGACATCCTCAACGACTCAGAGGGTGTCTGGCGGTGCCGAACGACGTTCAACTGCACGGACGCCTGCCCACGGGGGATTCAGGTGACGAAGGCCATTCAGGAAGTGAAGCGCGCACTGCTGTTCAAGCGCGTCTGAGAAATTCGTGGTCCAGAGGCCCTCACCCGGCTCCC encodes:
- a CDS encoding succinate dehydrogenase iron-sulfur subunit; this translates as MTAATTEEAPAAAQEHQPITVTLKILRFNPEVDNEPHWESYDVPAQPTDRVLNLLFYVKDYIDGTFSFRRSCAHGVCGSDAMQINGINRLACKVLMKDLLESGGKKTVISIAPIKGLTTLKDLYVDMDPFFEAYRAVKPYLINYGHEPSRERIQSQADRDRFDDTTKCILCACCTSSCPVYWNDGSYFGPAAIVNAHRFIFDSRDDAAEERLDILNDSEGVWRCRTTFNCTDACPRGIQVTKAIQEVKRALLFKRV